Proteins from a single region of Pyrus communis chromosome 6, drPyrComm1.1, whole genome shotgun sequence:
- the LOC137736307 gene encoding AP2-like ethylene-responsive transcription factor At1g16060: MDTSAVKSELISSGRRPLCTIEVDALVSKCVKRRRRDSSAVAATTAPGNSDQQGDQRLKQQAQADQSPTSTTTTTTVKRSSRFRGVSRHRWTGRYEAHLWDKGSWNPTQRKKGKQVYLGAYDEEESAARAYDLAALKYWGTSTFTNFPVPDYESEIEIMNTLTKEEYLASLRRRSSGFSRGVSKYRGVARHHHNGRWEARIGRVFGNKYLYLGTYGTQEEAAHAYDIAAIEYRGINAVTNFDLSTYIRWLRPGANSLGPQEPKSNPDQPLPMPTSSNGVPLRKEGRQMSMFQPNSFAVDDIDASKNRDIFPRQQQPPMPVSPCPKSSSSPTALGLLLQSSIFKELVEKNLNGDNEESEKNDSNLLPEQNNSDNIKQISYEEMRNNPFTCPSNNDVLPALESQEESLLPLCNSRDQPLWNGALNMFTSPDFN, encoded by the exons ATGGATACTAGTGCTGTAAAATCTGAACTGATCAGCTCCGGGAGGCGTCCGTTGTGCACGATAGAAGTTGACGCTTTGGTGAGCAAGTGCGTCAAAAGGAGGCGCCGCGATTCGTCTGCTGTTGCTGCTACAACTGCTCCAGGAAACAGTGATCAGCAAGGTGATCAAAGACTAAAGCAGCAGGCTCAGGCTGATCAATCTCCTACTAGTACTACCACGACGACAACTGTGAAGAGAAGTTCCAGATTTCGTGGAGTCAGCCG GCATCGATGGACCGGAAGATATGAAGCTCATTTATGGGATAAAGGGTCTTGGAACCCAACACAAAGGAAGAAGGGAAAGCAAGTTTATTTGG GGGCTTATGATGAAGAAGAATCTGCTGCAAGAGCCTATGATTTGGCAGCACTCAAGTATTGGGGAACATCAACCTTTACAAATTTTCCG GTGCCTGATTATGAGAGTGAAATTGAGATAATGAACACCTTAACAAAAGAAGAATATTTAGCCTCTCTGAGAAG AAGGAGCAGTGGCTTTTCAAGAGGTGTATCCAAATATAGAGGAGTTGCAAG GCACCATCACAATGGGAGATGGGAAGCAAGGATAGGGAGAGTTTTCGGAAACAAGTACCTCTACCTCGGCACTTATG GTACCCAGGAAGAGGCTGCTCATGCTTATGATATTGCAGCGATAGAATACAGAGGCATAAACGCAGTGACCAACTTTGACTTGAGCACATACATCAGATGGCTGAGGCCAGGAGCCAACTCTCTTGGCCCTCAGGAACCGAAATCGAATCCAGATCAGCCTCTCCCCATGCCAACTTCCTCAAATGGCGTCCCTCTGAGAAAGGAAGGAAGACAGATGTCCATGTTCCAACCGAACTCCTTCGCCGTAGATGACATAGACGCCTCAAAAAATCGCGACATTTTCCCAAGGCAGCAGCAGCCTCCTATGCCCGTTAGCCCCTGCCCCAAGTCATCATCTTCCCCAACAGCACTTGGCCTCCTCCTTCAATCCTCAATATTTAAAGAGCTGGTGGAAAAGAATTTAAATGGAGATAATGAAGAGAGTGAGAAGAATGATTCAAACCTTCTTCCGGAACAGAACAACAGCGACAATATTAAGCAGATTTCGTACGAAGAAATGCGAAATAATCCCTTTACGTGTCCTTCAAACAACGACGTTTTGCCAGCATTAGAGTCACAGGAGGAGAGCCTGCTGCCCTTGTGCAACTCCAGGGACCAACCCCTTTGGAATGGTGCCTTAAACATGTTTACTTCCCCGGACTTCAACTAA
- the LOC137737134 gene encoding uncharacterized protein, whose amino-acid sequence MAMQSGIGVSKILILAGAGYTGTILLKNGKLSELLGELQSLLNGSGEHADGDYDSLTAQISRMTAEIRQIGSSRGGGTVFVNGNGSQIGNMTSLIMPAATLGAVGYGYMWWKGLKFSDMMYVTKRGMATAVENLTKNLDNVKEAVAKAKKHLTQRIQHVDDKMAEQNELSRSIKEDVAGVQHSLTDIDYDLSRLQSMVSGLDHKMGSLEQKQDLANLGVIYLVNFVDGKKVEMPKTLQKQLENSGKSRGRLPSYSDASGLMGLKEIADSLSETLNPSTDAIVKDDTEMTGENQKNNLIRSVSTRC is encoded by the exons ATGGCTATGCAGAGCGGAATAGGGGTTTCCAAGATCCTGATCTTAGCTGGGGCAG GGTATACTGGCACCATCCTTCTTAAGAACGGTAAATTATCCGAGCTGCTCGGTGAACTTCAG TCATTGTTAAATGGATCCGGGGAACACGCAGACGGTGACTATGATTCCCTCACAGCACAG ATTAGCCGAATGACAGCTGAGATCAGGCAAATTGGCTCTTCGCGTGGCGGGGGAACGGTTTTTGTGAATGGGAACGGTAGCCAAATTG gtAATATGACATCACTAATAATGCCAGCAGCTACCTTGGGAGCAGTGGGCTATGGATACATGTGGTGGAAG GGTCTAAAATTCTCAGATATGATGTATGTGACAAAGCGTGGTATGGCTACTGCTGTTGAGAACTTGACAAAAAATCTGGATAACGTGAAAGAGGCTGTTGCT AAAGCAAAGAAGCACCTGACGCAGAGGATTCAGCATGTGGATGACAAAATGGCGGAGCAAAATGAGCTTTCAAGGTCAATTAAGGAAGAT GTTGCTGGAGTGCAACATTCTCTCACTGATATTGACTATGACTTGAGTAGATTGCAGAGCATGGTTTCTGGTTTG GATCATAAGATGGGTTCTCTTGAACAAAAGCAG GATCTTGCAAATCTTGGTGTTATCTACCTGGTCAATTTTGTCGatggaaaaaaagttgaaatgcCTAAAACTCTGCAG AAGCAACTTGAAAACTCTGGGAAGTCACGTGGTCGTTTACCATCATATTCAGATGCTTCGGGCCTGATG GGTCTTAAAGAAATTGCGGACTCTCTGTCTGAAACTTTAAATCCATCAACTGATGCTATTGTGAAAGATGATACTGAAATGACAGGAGAGAATCAGAAGAATAACCTGATAAG GTCGGTGTCAACCAGGTGTTGA
- the LOC137738178 gene encoding uncharacterized protein, which yields MSSLCCSGLALQWRHKSVRFFLFLRSNTRTSCSRSSITFVPRVTSSSTNDDAVSAPKPPQLGYDPSEDLFGLEANSKPRNVSLGARRPRSWFGPNGQYIRELPCPSCRGRGYTPCSECGIERSRSDCSQCVGKGIMTCRQCSGDCVIWEESIDERPWENARSVSPLRVKEDDEVDNLDIKLVKRKSKRVYQSPPPEVGLKISRSLKSLNAKTGLFSKRMKIIHRDPKLHAQRVAAIKKAKGTAAARKHTSEALKAFFSDPENRRKRSISMTGIKFYCRNCGREGHRRHYCPELNGGLINRQFTCGVCGKKGHNRRTCPKSRLMSSHKSGVRRHHHCKICGQRGHNRRTCPKLIGVKVKLGSRRTYKCRMCQENGHNSRTCPNRFVSS from the exons ATGTCGTCGCTTTGTTGCTCTGGACTCGCACTGCAATGGAGGCACAAGAGCGTccgcttctttctttttcttcgcTCCAACACAAGGACCAGTTGCAGTCGCAGCAGTATCACGTTCGTGCCCAGAGTCACTTCATCTTCAACCAACGACGACGCCGTCTCAGCCCCCAAGCCACCGCAG CTGGGTTATGATCCTTCCGAAGACTTATTCGGGCTCGAGGCCAATTCAAAGCCGAg GAATGTTAGTTTGGGTGCGCGCAGACCCAGGTCGTGGTTTGGTCCAAACGGGCAGTATATCAGGGAGCTGCCTTGCCCGAGTTGCCGGGGGAGGGGATATACTCCTTGTTCAGAGTGCGGTATAGAAAGGTCCAGATCAGATTGTTCACAGTGTGTTGGGAAG GGCATAATGACTTGTCGTCAGTGTTCAGGAGACTGTGTCATATGGGAAGAGTCGATTGATGAACGACCATGGGAGAATGCTCGCTCAGT TTCTCCGCTCAGAGTGAAGGAAGATGATGAAGTTGACAATTTAGACATAAAGCTAGTGAAGAGAAAATCGAAGCGAGTGTACCAATCACCACCACCTGAAGTTGGACTGAAGATCAGCCGGTCTCTAAAA AGTCTGAATGCCAAAACCGGTCTATTTAGTAAGAGAATGAAGATCATCCATCGCGATCCTAAGCTTCATGCTCAAAGAGTGGCTGCAATTAAG AAAGCCAAAGGAACTGCTGCAGCAAGAAAGCATACGTCGGAAGCTTTAAAAGCTTTCTTTAGTGACCCAGAAAACCGTCGCAAAAGGAGCATTTCAATGACGG GAATAAAATTTTACTGCCGAAACTGCGGACGCGAGGGGCATAGAAGACACTACTGTCCAGAATTAAACGGTGGTTTGATAAATAGACAGTTCACCTGTGGCGTTTGCGGCAAAAAGGGCCATAACAGAAGAACCTGTCCAAAGTCGAGGTTGATGAGCAGTCACAAAAGCGGGGTTAGAAGACATCACCACTGCAAGATATGTGGTCAAAGAGGCCATAATCGCAGGACATGCCCGAAACTTATTGGGGTGAAGGTCAAGCTTGGCAGCAGAAGAACATACAAGTGCAGGATGTGCCAAGAGAATGGGCATAATAGTAGGACATGTCCTAATAGATTTGTATCTTCCTGA
- the LOC137736629 gene encoding uncharacterized protein, translated as MAMQSGIGISKILILAGAGYTGTILLKNGKLSELLVELQSLLNGSGEHADGDFDSLTAQISRMTAEIRQIGSSRGGGTVFVNGNGSQIGISLFSLVLLINSSVAMKV; from the exons ATGGCTATGCAGAGCGGAATAGGGATTTCCAAGATCCTGATCTTAGCTGGGGCAG GGTATACTGGCACCATCCTTCTTAAGAACGGTAAATTATCCGAGCTGCTCGTTGAACTTCAG TCATTGTTAAATGGATCCGGGGAACACGCAGACGGTGACTTTGACTCCCTCACGGCACAG ATTAGCCGAATGACAGCTGAGATCAGGCAAATTGGATCTTCGCGTGGCGGGGGAACGGTTTTTGTGAATGGGAACGGTAGCCAAATTGGTATCTCACTTTTCTCTCTGGTGCTTCTAATAAATTCTTCGGTTGCTATGAAAGTATAA
- the LOC137738242 gene encoding uncharacterized protein gives MSSLCCSVLALQWRHKSVRFFLFLRSNTRTSCSRSSITFVPRVTSSSTNDDAVSAPKPPQLGYDPSEDLFGLEANSKPRNVSLGARRPRSWFGPNGQYIRELPCPSCRGRGYTPCSECGIERSRSDCSQCVGKGIMTCRQCSGDCVIWEESIDERPWENARSVSPLRVKEDDEVDNLDIKLVKRKSKRVYQSPPPEVGLKISRSLKSLNAKTGLFSKRMKIIHRDPMLHAQRVAAIKKAKGTAAARKHTSEALKAFFSDPENRRKRSISMTGIKFYCRNCGREGHRRHYCPELNGGLINRQFTCGVCGEKGHNRRTCPKSRLMSSHKSGVRRHHHCKICGQRGHNRRTCPKLVGVKVKLGSRRTYKCRMCQENGHNSRTCPNRFVSS, from the exons ATGTCGTCGCTTTGTTGCTCTGTACTCGCACTGCAATGGAGGCACAAGAGCGTccgcttctttctttttcttcgcTCCAACACAAGGACCAGTTGCAGTCGCAGCAGTATTACGTTCGTGCCCAGAGTCACTTCATCTTCAACCAACGACGACGCCGTCTCAGCCCCCAAGCCACCGCAG CTGGGTTATGATCCTTCCGAAGACTTATTCGGGCTCGAGGCCAATTCAAAGCCGAg GAATGTTAGTTTGGGTGCGCGCAGACCCAGGTCGTGGTTTGGTCCAAACGGGCAGTATATCAGGGAGCTGCCTTGCCCGAGTTGCCGGGGGAGGGGATATACTCCTTGTTCAGAGTGCGGTATAGAAAGGTCCAGATCAGATTGTTCACAGTGTGTTGGGAAG GGCATAATGACTTGTCGTCAGTGTTCAGGAGACTGTGTCATATGGGAAGAGTCGATTGATGAACGACCATGGGAGAATGCTCGCTCAGT TTCTCCGCTCAGAGTGAAGGAAGATGATGAAGTTGACAATTTAGACATAAAGCTAGTGAAGAGAAAATCGAAGCGAGTGTACCAATCACCACCACCTGAAGTTGGACTGAAGATCAGCCGGTCTCTAAAA AGTCTGAATGCCAAAACCGGTCTATTTAGTAAGAGAATGAAGATCATCCATCGCGATCCTATGCTTCATGCTCAAAGAGTGGCTGCAATTAAG AAAGCCAAAGGAACTGCTGCAGCAAGAAAGCATACGTCGGAGGCTTTAAAAGCTTTCTTTAGTGACCCAGAAAACCGTCGCAAAAGGAGCATTTCGATGACGG GAATAAAATTTTACTGCCGAAACTGCGGACGCGAGGGGCATAGAAGACACTACTGTCCAGAATTAAACGGTGGTTTGATAAATAGACAGTTCACCTGTGGCGTTTGCGGCGAAAAGGGCCATAACAGAAGAACCTGTCCAAAGTCGAGGTTGATGAGCAGTCACAAAAGCGGGGTTAGAAGACATCACCACTGCAAGATATGTGGTCAAAGAGGCCATAATCGCAGGACATGCCCCAAACTTGTTGGGGTGAAGGTCAAGCTTGGCAGCAGAAGAACATACAAGTGCAGGATGTGCCAAGAGAATGGGCATAATAGTAGGACATGTCCTAATAGATTTGTATCTTCCTGA
- the LOC137736308 gene encoding single-stranded DNA-binding protein WHY1, chloroplastic-like, with the protein MMLNHEHIGEETELLKLHSLSSPATAQNPHKSPSQFLSSQLSGRGRVFSTNTFGFAPSPSSSTKRLSLKCRQSEYFDQQRTSTAASPNKPSPASQTPAGGTYSVLGLFYPVLLQAEWDKYLFIATVLSLIVYPLRYEHLMTDIDEGKIRKVLKVEPLPDGSGHFFNLSVQNKLINLDESIYIPITRAEFAVLKSAFNFILPYILGWHAYANSIKPEASGRANNSGIKYGGDFEWSR; encoded by the exons ATGATGTTGAATCATGAG CATATAGGGGAAGAGACAGAGTTGCTGAAACTACACTCGTTATCTTCCCCTGCGACTGCACAAAACCCTCACAAAAGCCCTAGCCAGTTCCTCTCTTCGCAGCTCTCCGGTAGAGGTAGGGTTTTCAGCACCAACACCTTCGGCTTCGCTCCGAGTCCGAGCTCGTCGACGAAGAGGCTTTCCTTGAAATGTCGCCAGTCGGAGTACTTCGACCAGCAGAGAACCAGCACCGCCGCTTCCCCGAACAAGCCTTCTCCTGCTTCGCAAACTCCCGCTGGAGGTACTTACTCTGTCCTTGGACTATTTTATCCTGTGCTGCT ACAAGCAGAGTGGGACAAGTATTTGTTCATTGCAACTGTACTAAGTTTGATAGTCTATCCCTTGAGATATGAACATCTGATGACAGATAT tgATGAGGGCAAGATCAGGAAGGTGTTGAAGGTGGAGCCTCTTCCGGATGGATCTGGCCATTTCTTTAACCTCA GTGTTCAAAACAAGCTTATCAACTTGGACGAGAGCATTTATATTCCTATCACCAGGGCAGAATTTGCCGTTCTCAAATCAGCTTTCAAT TTCATCTTGCCGTACATTTTAGGTTGGCATGCCTATGCAAACTCCATAAAACCAGAAGCTTCGGGCCGTGCCAATAACTCTGGTATTAAATACGGAGGAGATTTTGAATGGAGCAGATAG